A single window of Panulirus ornatus isolate Po-2019 chromosome 52, ASM3632096v1, whole genome shotgun sequence DNA harbors:
- the LOC139765134 gene encoding glutamate receptor ionotropic, kainate 4-like, translated as MAIFQTTAEGHNVTHEQLSMVLSHSRRLRQVSWCLTVVVVSDDPAFLTAFLEGFSKGRVLAWPTRVLAVTRLPYQSLRNLHKTFSMTNAMMFIVENHSGNIKFLQRPTLTVVSEESPINRLVRKDDSKNRPQGSQPAFRGPVPKLLNYLSTGLNFSYTYVRPSDGAWGSKQGDGSWSGMVGMIMRGEADLGAEVFSVHAARAAVVDFTYPVVIVYLRIIGDRGLPEVDPWGFLLPLTPLVWASTLVTLVVLPTVVVLLASWSSLKTVVVQGSWLQNTFVFIRVLLQQ; from the exons ATGGCGATCTTCCAAACCACAGCAGAAGGCCATAATGTGACGCATGAGCAGCTCTCCATGGTTTTGTCTCACTCTAGGAGG CTGCGGCAGGTATCATGGTGCCtgacggtggtggttgtgagtgacGACCCAGCCTTCCTTACTGCATTCCTTGAGGGGTTCTCCAAGGGCCGCGTCCTGGCCTGGCCGACGAGGGTCCTTGCCGTCACTCGCCTTCCCTACCAGTCCCTAAGGAACCTTCACAAGACCTTTTCCATGACAAATGCCATGATGTTCATTGTAGAAAACCATTCAGGAAATATCAA GTTCCTTCAGCGTCCAACCCTGACAGTTGTCTCGGAGGAAAGTCCCATCAACAGACTGGTGCGGAAAGATGATTCCAAGAATAGACCTCAAGGAAGCCAACCGGCCTTTAGGGGACCAGTGCCCAAGCTCTTGAACTACCTTTCCACTGGCCTGAACTTTTC GTACACGTATGTACGACCATCTGATGGCGCCTGGGGCTCTAAACAGGGTGATGGGTCCTGGTCTGGCATGGTTGGAATGATCATGAGAGGG GAGGCAGACTTAGGAGCTGAGGTGTTCTCAGTGCACGCAGCTCGAGCCGCGGTTGTGGACTTCACTTACCCGGTGGTGATAGTGTACTTGAGGATAATAGGAGATCGTGGCCTGCCTGAGGTGGATCCTTGGGGTTTCCTGCTGCCCCTGACACCCCTGGTGTGGGCAAGCACCCTGGTGACCCTGGTAGTGCTGCCTACCGTTGTGGTTCTGCTGGCATCCTGGTCATCTCTCAAGACTGTTGTTGTCCAAGGCAGTTGGTTGCAGAACACCTTCGTCTTCATCAGGGTTTTACTACAACAGG